In Aethina tumida isolate Nest 87 chromosome 2, icAetTumi1.1, whole genome shotgun sequence, the DNA window CTCAAGAAAGTTGCCTTAAGTGCATTAGGTTCAGCGGCTAGCGCCGTTAAAGAAGGAATGTTGCCATATTTTCAAAAGacgattgaaatcttaaatatttacatcaatTCGGATCCAAACTCTGAATTACACGAATTGCAGGtataattcttcaaaattaaaataaataattagtattaataaataacgtaTATTTTCAGTGTTATGCCTTAGAAACGCTTGCTGTCGTCGCTCAATTTATAGGTGCGGATAATTTTAGACCTTTAGCCAACGAATCTGTGACTTTGGCACTTAGAATTCTTGATGAAACAGAAGATCCAGATGTGAGGAAAAGTATATACGCATTAGTTGCTGCACTCTCTATTGTGCTCAAGGAAGAGATTGCCCCTGCCTTACCCAAAGCTGTTGAGCAGATGATTGAAAGTATCATGAGCAGTGAAGGCATTGTGGTAAATAGTTAACCACTATTTTTGAGAAATACATGtttaatatgtaacattttttagaCACATTATGATGAAGAAGACAAGGACGATATTGACGTTTACGCAGAACTGTCTGACGAAGATCCAGATGTGGAAGAGGATATTGAGAATGCGTCTACAAGTAGTGCAGATTCAACCCAGTGTCGGTATTCCGTCGAGAATTCCTATAATGAGGAAAAAGAACAAGCTTGTCTCGCTCTAAAAGAAATTTGTGTCAATACAGggtaagttattataacatttttaacatttgatcTTCAATCTTATTCCTCATTATCGATACTTTTCAGGGCTGCTTTCTTACCGTATATCGAAAAGAGTTTCGAGGAAATCTTCAAGTTGATTAACTACCCACAAGATGATATTCGTAAAGCTTCGGTCGAAGCTTTGCTGCAATTCTGCATTTCTGTACACAAACTCGGCACCGCCGAGACCAAACACTTCTTGCATAAATCGTTGCAAATGTTCGTTCCCAAGTGTGCCGAACTCATTCGTGTCGACGAAGAACGCGGCGTCGTGATGGTGTGTCTTGACGCTTACTCTGCTCTTTTGGCAGAAGTTAAAGGCGAAGTGTTCGCATCTGAAGGTCACCGCGAGGCGATCATGAACTGTGTCATAGATGTTCTTACTTTAAAGGtcggtatttaatttaaatatttactaattatacacattatttggtataaaaattaaacgagtTTCATATTCTTTATAGACCATGTGTCAAGACACTGATCTGGGTGGTGGCGCTGGTGACAGCAATGACGATGACGCAGAAGCAGAACAAGATGAACTGTTATTAGAATCCGCTGGTGATGTGATTCCGAAATTCGGTGCAGCTCTAACACCTGATGATTTTGTTATGTACTTCCCCAATGTATTGAAGCTTATGTCTAATCGAACGGTAACTCATGAATATTATGTTGAATGCCTTTATTTGATGTCTATCGTTCCAGAAGAAACAAGACAGTATAAGTCAGAGGTCCTTTGCTTTTGGCACCTTAGCTGAGTGCATGAGTTGTTTGGGTGTCTATGTTGAAAAGTTTGTTGGGGAATTGATGAATCTTTGGTTCACTGGTGCTAAAGATAGTGCGGATGAGGTTCGCAATAATGCGATCTTTGGCCTTGGAGAGATGGTACTTCATGGAAAGGAAATAATTTATCCGTATCCTttattatgacattttttatactaatcaATATTACatactatatattatactTTCTTAACTACCATTCAGTCATTATAATACAATTCTACAAATGCTGTCGGTGGCTGTTTCCAAGGAGTCGCACGAAAACACCCTGGATAATATTTGCGGCGCCATCGCCAAAATGATTATCGCAAATTCGGCAGGAGTTCCGCTTGAACAAGTATTCCCGGTGTTATTGAACCACCTTCCGCTGCGCAGTGACTTTGACGAGAATGAGGCAGTAATCAATTGCTTTGTAAATCTCTATCAAAGTGGCAATCCGATTTTCCAACAACATTTGGCTGGTGTATGTAAAGTGGCTGCTCACATCTACCACAAGAATCAAACAGAGAAAGAtagtaagaatatttttattattatttaattaacacattatttaaatgtttcaattttttcaggtgttaaagcaattttaatagaatttctgAAGACAATAAACCGTGACTTTGGCGACGTATTTGCAAGTTCAGTTTCGTCGTTGGGTCCGGAAGTAACTGAATCcgttcaaaaattgtttgctTCATGAAgaccaaaattaaattgaaaaggttacgcatttttatacaaacagATGTTTTGAAGTCTTTTGACAACGGTATtgagattttatattatagtatatgCTAGCCGTGAActctgtttttaaattattcatgtttATACTAAGCTGTTGTATACTGGAGACAGATGAGTGTTGTTGCTTCTATTctattttactcattttacTTGTTAAGAATTGTTTCttgattaacttttataagttttgtttatttttaagaatagtGACAGGCTAATAAtgcattgttatttttatataaatgtttatgacTTAGATAATCACACATTGgtccttatatttttatatatttgtttcaataaaaatattggtccttaattttatttttaccaacaAATAATTCCTCAATaactacatataaaaaaataagtgtatacaaaaataaatagtcaaTAATAACAAGAGTTTTATCATTAGTGACAGCCTCTTTGAGTTTCCTCTCGCAATTTTACTGAAATGATATACCTCGTTCTATCATCACTAATCTCTTTGatcgttaattttaattaagttataatttttatccaaacaaacaaaatatgtacGAGCTTCTCCGATTCCTTTCACCATCACTTTGCCTCTAAATTGACACTGATATCCCAATTCCTGAATGACTATTGCAGTTTCTTCTAGAACCTTAAATGATTCATTCATGATTGCAATTCATAGTTTAAAATTGAGCTAGTCTAACctgtattttgttttcttctcCTGTGGTGTCCATTCGAGATGCCATATTGACAGGATGCCCCCAAATATCATACAAGGGCTTTTTGGAACCAACAACACCTGCCACCAAGGGACCATGACTAATACCTGcaattttgaatgttttagataaggaataaaattttttattcaaaattaaattacctaTTCTAAGTCTGAAATCTTGCATCATATTCGAATTGCACTCCTTCAGTTTTTTCATCATTTCAGCCGCAAATTTTATGAGAGTGGTGATCGGTTCCACGTGATACAAAACGTGCATTTTCTCCCTTTGGCCTTCAGTTTCTCGTTCCAGACCGCAAGCTACCATGTATGTCCATTTggcgattttaattttttcgatGCTCTTGAACTCTGTTCTTAGCGTAATCTGAAATACCgacttaaaaaatagttaagagAATGTGGTGAATATTACCTTATCAAATTCTGAAATACACTCGttcatagaatttaaaaagtctCTTTGTGTGATACCATCGAAGGTATCATAAATTATGGTTGCGAACATCACAGCCACATTCTTATGGTCCAATTCGGAGTAGAGTTCGTCACTTTTTCGGGTAGTATTTAGGTACTCTTCGGCTAacagcaaataaatttatataaattataaataattttactttatatattgataTGTCGTACCTACGTGTTCCGGaagaatattcaataatatccttctattattattttttattttatctgcctcttttttatgttttttcagtttattattcAACAAGAAATCTTTCCTGTTCATATAATCCGTTTGTCTGTCAATTAAATGTAGAGTGAAAGATATGAACAGCAATGCCAGGAAATGTG includes these proteins:
- the LOC109601131 gene encoding importin-4-like isoform X2, producing MEPILEKLLVSDSKIIQEGTKELREAFKKPEAIPALCDVIVTSQNSQIRQSAAVLLRRKLGKKRQWSKLHVDIRQRIKQGMIQALVNEQEKLVKNSIAQFIGILGKHEFPDNSWPELLQFVHTLCSSDSPLDKELGMYTLSIMTEMSHGSYLVHAESFAMLFTNILNNLTQLDSNLAYYTVVTMKNLVPIISGHQQMVNIYHSLLQRVLEIINVFSHKDEKKATDLFEILEELIEYAVAVVVPHIRLTIEMCLNIGRDQTVEIPVQIKAISVVGWLIRSKGKVVQKHKLVEPIIDVLLMLMGQQPDNEACEDYFMGDPDQFTSITVATQTLDLIALHMPAEKVVPYLLTKVEPAIQGGDIYAQKAAYLALAILSEGCAESIRRKYLEPFLKCVCTAIHNPNPVVRNAALFALGQFAEHLQPEISKYATDLLPVLFECLRQILTQMEVEKKDPPSLDRLFYALETFCENLEEALLPYLPSLMEQLFVALNPNGFSLQLKKVALSALGSAASAVKEGMLPYFQKTIEILNIYINSDPNSELHELQCYALETLAVVAQFIGADNFRPLANESVTLALRILDETEDPDVRKSIYALVAALSIVLKEEIAPALPKAVEQMIESIMSSEGIVTHYDEEDKDDIDVYAELSDEDPDVEEDIENASTSSADSTQCRYSVENSYNEEKEQACLALKEICVNTGAAFLPYIEKSFEEIFKLINYPQDDIRKASVEALLQFCISVHKLGTAETKHFLHKSLQMFVPKCAELIRVDEERGVVMVCLDAYSALLAEVKGEVFASEGHREAIMNCVIDVLTLKTMCQDTDLGGGAGDSNDDDAEAEQDELLLESAGDVIPKFGAALTPDDFVMYFPNVLKLMSNRTKQDSISQRSFAFGTLAECMSCLGVYVEKFVGELMNLWFTGAKDSADEVRNNAIFGLGEMVLHGKEIIYPHYNTILQMLSVAVSKESHENTLDNICGAIAKMIIANSAGVPLEQVFPVLLNHLPLRSDFDENEAVINCFVNLYQSGNPIFQQHLAGVCKVAAHIYHKNQTEKDSVKAILIEFLKTINRDFGDVFASSVSSLGPEVTESVQKLFAS
- the LOC109601131 gene encoding importin-4-like isoform X1; amino-acid sequence: MEPILEKLLVSDSKIIQEGTKELREAFKKPEAIPALCDVIVTSQNSQIRQSAAVLLRRKLGKKRQWSKLHVDIRQRIKQGMIQALVNEQEKLVKNSIAQFIGILGKHEFPDNSWPELLQFVHTLCSSDSPLDKELGMYTLSIMTEMSHGSYLVHAESFAMLFTNILNNLTQLDSNLAYYTVVTMKNLVPIISGHQQMVNIYHSLLQRVLEIINVFSHKDEKKATDLFEILEELIEYAVAVVVPHIRLTIEMCLNIGRDQTVEIPVQIKAISVVGWLIRSKGKVVQKHKLVEPIIDVLLMLMGQQPDNEACEDYFMGDPDQFTSITVATQTLDLIALHMPAEKVVPYLLTKVEPAIQGGDIYAQKAAYLALAILSEGCAESIRRKYLEPFLKCVCTAIHNPNPVVRNAALFALGQFAEHLQPEISKYATDLLPVLFECLRQILTQMEVEKKDPPSLDRLFYALETFCENLEEALLPYLPSLMEQLFVALNPNGFSLQLKKVALSALGSAASAVKEGMLPYFQKTIEILNIYINSDPNSELHELQCYALETLAVVAQFIGADNFRPLANESVTLALRILDETEDPDVRKSIYALVAALSIVLKEEIAPALPKAVEQMIESIMSSEGIVTHYDEEDKDDIDVYAELSDEDPDVEEDIENASTSSADSTQCRYSVENSYNEEKEQACLALKEICVNTGAAFLPYIEKSFEEIFKLINYPQDDIRKASVEALLQFCISVHKLGTAETKHFLHKSLQMFVPKCAELIRVDEERGVVMVCLDAYSALLAEVKGEVFASEGHREAIMNCVIDVLTLKTMCQDTDLGGGAGDSNDDDAEAEQDELLLESAGDVIPKFGAALTPDDFVMYFPNVLKLMSNRTKKQDSISQRSFAFGTLAECMSCLGVYVEKFVGELMNLWFTGAKDSADEVRNNAIFGLGEMVLHGKEIIYPHYNTILQMLSVAVSKESHENTLDNICGAIAKMIIANSAGVPLEQVFPVLLNHLPLRSDFDENEAVINCFVNLYQSGNPIFQQHLAGVCKVAAHIYHKNQTEKDSVKAILIEFLKTINRDFGDVFASSVSSLGPEVTESVQKLFAS